From one Anaerococcus prevotii DSM 20548 genomic stretch:
- the tpx gene encoding thiol peroxidase, with amino-acid sequence MSRKIKFGSVDVSVDGEKLKVGDKAPDFLAIDKDLNEYSSKEDDGKIKLISVIPSIDTSVCEIQTTMFSKAKEGLSDEVSLITISNDLPFAQARFLEEKEMTNNKFVSDYIHHDFSKKYSTLINELKLLNRSVFVIDKDNKIAYAEYLEQNTDLPDYEKAIEVVKSLEN; translated from the coding sequence ATGTCAAGAAAAATTAAATTCGGAAGTGTAGATGTAAGTGTAGACGGTGAAAAACTAAAGGTAGGGGATAAGGCCCCAGACTTTTTGGCGATTGATAAGGATCTCAATGAGTATTCTTCAAAAGAAGATGATGGTAAGATTAAATTAATTTCTGTTATCCCATCTATAGATACATCTGTTTGTGAGATCCAGACAACAATGTTTTCTAAGGCAAAAGAGGGCTTATCAGATGAAGTTTCTCTTATAACTATATCAAACGACTTACCTTTTGCCCAAGCTAGATTCTTGGAAGAGAAGGAAATGACAAACAATAAGTTCGTATCGGACTATATTCACCATGATTTCTCAAAGAAGTACTCAACCTTAATCAATGAACTTAAGCTTTTAAATAGGTCAGTTTTTGTAATTGATAAGGATAACAAAATCGCCTACGCTGAATATTTGGAGCAAAATACCGATTTACCAGATTATGAAAAAGCAATAGAAGTTGTTAAAAGTTTAGAAAATTAA
- a CDS encoding bifunctional 5,10-methylenetetrahydrofolate dehydrogenase/5,10-methenyltetrahydrofolate cyclohydrolase codes for MKILNTDEIKNSLIDKLGSHKFTNKLLLLSKNPTSEVLYYKKSIIKRCEEFDIEYVDCEFDKESPEEILAFINTFDKEDGYIILAPFGEGKDLTFLKDNIEIRDLDAFTYKAQGHTMEGSTERLPQTARAIVRFLEDKYSSLKGKHIVISNKTTTIGKPLAMNLVTKYATVTMITRHTADQKNIIKNSDIFISAIGRANFYDRSYFRDGMLVVDVGTTYLDGKIVGDIDYGSLEDVDIEVLTNKRGIGALTTLMLLESLI; via the coding sequence ATGAAAATATTAAATACAGACGAGATCAAAAACTCCTTGATTGATAAACTAGGAAGTCATAAGTTTACTAATAAGCTTTTGCTCTTATCCAAGAATCCTACTAGTGAAGTCCTATATTATAAGAAGTCTATAATTAAAAGATGTGAGGAATTTGATATTGAATATGTGGACTGTGAGTTTGATAAAGAAAGCCCAGAAGAAATCCTAGCTTTTATCAATACCTTTGATAAGGAAGATGGCTACATAATACTGGCTCCCTTCGGAGAGGGGAAAGATTTGACCTTTCTTAAAGACAATATAGAAATCAGGGACCTCGATGCCTTCACCTACAAAGCCCAAGGTCATACTATGGAGGGATCTACAGAAAGGCTCCCTCAAACAGCTAGGGCAATTGTAAGATTTCTAGAAGATAAATACTCTAGTCTTAAGGGTAAGCATATAGTAATTTCAAATAAGACTACAACTATAGGTAAGCCACTTGCAATGAACTTAGTGACAAAATATGCAACTGTTACCATGATAACTCGCCATACTGCAGATCAAAAAAATATAATAAAAAATTCCGATATATTTATTTCAGCTATAGGAAGGGCTAATTTTTATGATAGGTCCTACTTTAGAGATGGTATGCTTGTAGTAGATGTGGGTACGACTTACCTTGATGGGAAGATAGTAGGAGATATTGATTATGGGAGCCTAGAGGATGTGGATATAGAAGTTCTCACAAATAAGAGGGGCATAGGTGCCCTTACGACCCTAATGCTCTTAGAATCTTTAATTTAA
- a CDS encoding SH3 domain-containing C40 family peptidase, which translates to MKKKNIGAMLSVIAAVTAGASAYATTIDNLDQDQHTNSLITEANYTESYSDYDLVKSEYTEDVKNTKIAKEDKPAKEEKTDSKSDLDKLVENAARDALVEITATKEVEASEEAPAEKEKVEAKEEASEIADKEETHEEKVEAAKGKDKDLTLVKYVNTEILNVRSSKDMDENNIVSSLKAGDEIEGVLEEGFLKTELGYVNDEFLSDVYPVDLVNELNNKGEEKAQEVEKQEEAKKAEDAEKAQEAEEAKKAQEAKKAEEAKKAQEAKKAEEAKKAQEAKEAEEAKKAQEAKEAEEARKAEEAKKAEEAKKAEEAKKAEEAKRAEEERQAQEAQSYYYTGWVNTSVLNVRSKAGDGSIIGSVRKGDWLEGEASNGWLAIDYNGQKGYVAADFLSDTEVAKEEVKEEAAEANEQVQEVEEVQEVEQASAPAYNGSGLAAADLATQFVGSPYVWGSANPGVGFDCSGLTSYVYGQMGISIPHQSAAQYSSGYAVDSSNLQAGDLVFFSYGGGGIDHVGIVVNSDGTFVHASTPATGVRYDNVYNGSFQNAFVGARRIY; encoded by the coding sequence ATGAAGAAAAAAAATATAGGAGCTATGCTATCAGTTATAGCTGCAGTTACAGCAGGTGCGAGTGCATATGCTACTACAATTGACAATTTAGACCAAGATCAACATACAAATTCGCTAATTACAGAAGCGAACTATACAGAAAGCTATTCTGATTATGATCTAGTGAAATCTGAATATACTGAAGATGTAAAAAACACAAAAATTGCTAAAGAAGACAAACCAGCCAAAGAAGAAAAAACAGATAGTAAATCTGATTTAGATAAATTAGTAGAAAATGCTGCAAGAGATGCCCTAGTTGAAATAACAGCAACTAAGGAAGTTGAAGCAAGCGAAGAAGCTCCAGCTGAAAAAGAAAAAGTTGAAGCTAAAGAAGAAGCTAGCGAAATAGCGGACAAAGAAGAAACTCACGAAGAAAAAGTTGAAGCTGCTAAGGGAAAAGACAAAGACCTTACCCTTGTAAAATACGTTAATACAGAAATCCTTAACGTAAGAAGTAGCAAGGATATGGATGAGAATAATATCGTATCTTCCCTCAAGGCAGGAGATGAAATAGAAGGAGTCCTAGAAGAAGGATTCCTAAAGACTGAATTAGGATATGTAAATGATGAATTTCTTTCAGATGTTTATCCTGTAGATTTAGTAAATGAATTAAATAATAAAGGAGAAGAAAAAGCCCAAGAAGTTGAAAAGCAAGAAGAAGCGAAAAAGGCTGAAGATGCAGAAAAAGCTCAAGAGGCTGAAGAAGCTAAGAAAGCTCAAGAAGCAAAGAAAGCTGAAGAAGCTAAGAAAGCTCAAGAAGCAAAGAAAGCTGAAGAAGCTAAGAAAGCTCAAGAAGCAAAAGAGGCTGAGGAAGCTAAGAAGGCTCAAGAAGCAAAAGAAGCCGAAGAAGCAAGAAAAGCCGAAGAAGCTAAGAAGGCTGAAGAAGCAAAAAAAGCTGAAGAGGCTAAGAAGGCCGAAGAAGCAAAAAGAGCTGAAGAAGAAAGACAAGCCCAAGAGGCTCAATCATACTACTATACAGGATGGGTTAACACATCAGTCCTCAATGTTAGAAGTAAGGCAGGAGACGGCAGTATCATCGGATCTGTTAGAAAGGGTGACTGGCTAGAAGGCGAGGCTAGTAATGGTTGGCTAGCAATTGACTATAATGGTCAAAAGGGATATGTAGCAGCAGACTTCCTATCTGACACAGAAGTAGCTAAGGAAGAAGTGAAAGAAGAAGCAGCTGAGGCTAACGAACAAGTCCAAGAAGTTGAAGAAGTTCAAGAAGTAGAACAAGCTTCAGCACCAGCCTATAATGGTTCTGGACTAGCAGCAGCAGATCTTGCAACACAATTCGTAGGAAGCCCATACGTTTGGGGTTCTGCTAACCCAGGAGTAGGCTTTGACTGTTCAGGTCTTACATCTTATGTATATGGCCAAATGGGCATATCTATCCCACACCAATCAGCAGCCCAATACTCAAGCGGATACGCTGTAGATTCATCTAACCTTCAAGCAGGAGATCTTGTGTTCTTCTCTTATGGTGGAGGTGGAATCGACCACGTAGGAATTGTAGTTAATTCTGACGGTACCTTCGTTCACGCATCTACACCTGCAACAGGTGTTAGATATGACAATGTATACAACGGTAGCTTCCAAAACGCATTCGTTGGAGCTAGAAGGATATATTAG
- a CDS encoding Nif3-like dinuclear metal center hexameric protein → MEIRELIEKLEKKYPFSLQEEWDNSGLQIGNPKEEVKNVLVSLDLEEEGVKEAIANDCNLIITHHPYLFNGAKSIDFSRRFYKRLNTCVKNDITVYSFHTNLDIAKGGVNDNLCRILGIDKTRVLEKGKDLGLGRYGFIEEKDADQFIREIKDKLEASGLVVYGDTSKKVKKIGVCGGAGSDLIRDALDISCDMIITGDVKYHDGMDLANEEIIICDVGHFASENHMIYKLQKDIEEIFDGEVLTFSKEDSFRKFF, encoded by the coding sequence ATGGAAATTAGAGAATTAATAGAAAAGTTAGAAAAGAAATACCCTTTCTCCCTCCAAGAAGAGTGGGATAACTCAGGACTTCAAATAGGAAATCCAAAAGAAGAAGTAAAAAACGTCTTAGTTTCCTTAGACCTTGAGGAAGAAGGAGTTAAAGAGGCTATAGCCAATGATTGCAATCTAATCATAACCCACCACCCATATTTGTTTAATGGAGCAAAGTCAATTGACTTTAGTAGGAGATTTTATAAAAGATTAAATACTTGTGTCAAAAACGATATAACAGTTTACTCCTTCCATACCAACCTCGATATAGCCAAGGGAGGGGTAAATGATAATCTATGTAGGATTTTGGGAATAGATAAGACTAGGGTCCTCGAAAAGGGAAAAGACTTAGGACTTGGCCGATACGGCTTCATTGAAGAAAAGGATGCTGACCAATTTATAAGAGAAATCAAAGATAAATTAGAGGCAAGCGGACTAGTAGTCTATGGAGATACATCCAAGAAGGTTAAAAAGATTGGAGTCTGCGGTGGAGCAGGGAGTGATTTAATAAGAGATGCCCTAGACATATCTTGCGACATGATTATTACAGGAGATGTAAAATACCACGATGGTATGGATCTAGCCAATGAAGAAATCATAATCTGTGATGTAGGGCATTTTGCAAGCGAAAATCACATGATCTATAAGCTTCAAAAAGATATAGAGGAAATTTTTGATGGAGAAGTGCTTACATTTTCTAAGGAAGACAGCTTTAGGAAGTTTTTCTAG
- a CDS encoding tRNA (adenine(22)-N(1))-methyltransferase: MEDKKRLLDIISLIDKNKKVIDIGTDHGLVPLYLAKNGISKEILATDISEKSLDKLRGVLDSDTEKFIQTMVTDGFKGINKDEGQVAIIAGMGANTIIDIIEESMDFSQNLDYLILASNINTEKLRLFLVENDFEIMNDFLSFENKKYYDIIKTRFSKSKTLKLSEIYYGKDDIKNKSQILKEKLEIDRKKNLKFREDILAKSKDKKNLGRIDEKLQAIEEIENIWKLEN; the protein is encoded by the coding sequence ATGGAAGATAAAAAAAGATTATTAGATATTATTAGTCTAATAGATAAAAATAAAAAAGTTATAGATATAGGAACTGATCATGGATTGGTTCCTTTATATTTAGCAAAAAATGGAATAAGTAAGGAAATTTTGGCTACAGATATATCAGAAAAGTCTTTAGATAAGCTAAGGGGAGTCCTGGATTCTGATACGGAAAAATTTATTCAGACCATGGTCACCGATGGCTTTAAGGGTATTAATAAGGATGAAGGGCAAGTAGCAATAATCGCAGGCATGGGAGCAAATACTATTATAGATATAATAGAAGAATCCATGGACTTTTCCCAAAATCTCGATTACCTGATTCTTGCTAGCAATATCAACACAGAAAAACTTAGGCTATTTCTCGTAGAAAATGACTTTGAAATAATGAATGATTTTTTAAGCTTTGAGAATAAGAAGTACTACGATATCATAAAGACGAGATTTTCCAAGTCTAAGACACTTAAGCTTTCAGAAATCTACTATGGTAAGGATGATATAAAAAATAAGAGTCAAATCCTAAAAGAAAAGCTTGAAATCGACCGTAAGAAAAACCTAAAGTTTAGGGAAGATATTCTTGCTAAATCGAAAGATAAAAAGAATCTCGGAAGAATTGATGAGAAATTACAAGCTATAGAGGAGATAGAAAATATATGGAAATTAGAGAATTAA
- the rpoD gene encoding RNA polymerase sigma factor RpoD — protein sequence MTSDDSKLLDDDVLKEIIEEFQSMSESQDGLITYSQINTFENFKEMEDESKKFVINQIISLGIEIVEKSETVLEEDEEADDLDDEIDDDDEDDIDEKKIEEDIKKSVDIMAGVKVDDPVKMYLKEIGKVDLLTATEEIILARRMEMGEIARKKLEGVKFNKQNKTKLANDIFFGDLAKILKVSNEKIVENGSLDKKSYEEIRGLISMGDLFREIMDKDMDKEALEELKARVLICNIAENAVSDNVLDRSEANSLCDLFDSFDHMLNITESDEIVNLIYLSFNDILSKAANKEHIKTNDSMILEDFIITSQRAKKISENIALDKDELMEIEETIALRDLAYKVINDEDLSDEDILDLRRAVLNSKRAKKKLAETNLRLVVSIAKKYVGRGMSFLDLIQEGNMGLMKAVDKYDYNRGFKFSTYATWWIRQAITRAIADQARTIRIPVHMVETINKLVRIQRQLVQDLGRDPSNEEIAEQMGLEVEKVQEIRKISQEPVSLETPIGEEDDSHLGDFIEDDSAIDPGEAANYTMLREQLNDVLSCLGAREKRVLQLRFGLIDGTPRTLEEVGKEFDVTRERIRQIEAKALRKLKSPNKSELLKDFL from the coding sequence ATGACAAGCGATGACAGTAAGTTGCTCGATGATGATGTTCTAAAAGAAATAATAGAAGAATTTCAGTCTATGAGCGAGTCTCAAGATGGATTGATTACCTATTCTCAGATAAATACATTCGAAAACTTCAAGGAAATGGAAGATGAGAGCAAGAAGTTTGTTATAAATCAGATTATAAGTTTAGGCATAGAAATCGTTGAAAAATCTGAAACAGTCCTTGAAGAAGATGAAGAAGCGGATGATTTAGATGATGAAATAGATGATGACGACGAAGACGATATCGACGAGAAGAAGATAGAAGAAGATATCAAGAAATCTGTGGATATTATGGCTGGAGTCAAGGTTGATGACCCTGTAAAGATGTATCTTAAGGAAATAGGCAAGGTAGACCTTCTTACAGCGACAGAAGAAATAATACTCGCTCGTAGGATGGAAATGGGAGAGATTGCAAGGAAGAAACTCGAAGGAGTTAAGTTTAACAAGCAAAACAAGACCAAACTCGCCAATGATATCTTCTTCGGAGATCTAGCCAAGATACTCAAAGTATCCAATGAAAAGATTGTAGAAAATGGAAGTCTTGATAAGAAAAGCTACGAAGAGATAAGAGGGCTTATCAGCATGGGCGATCTTTTTAGAGAAATTATGGACAAAGATATGGATAAAGAAGCCCTAGAGGAACTCAAAGCAAGGGTTTTGATTTGTAATATAGCAGAAAATGCTGTAAGCGACAATGTCTTAGATAGAAGTGAGGCCAATTCTCTTTGTGATCTTTTTGATTCATTTGACCATATGCTTAACATTACCGAGTCAGATGAGATAGTTAATTTAATCTATTTATCATTTAATGATATCCTATCAAAGGCTGCCAATAAGGAACATATCAAGACAAACGATAGTATGATTCTAGAAGATTTCATAATTACTAGCCAGAGGGCTAAGAAGATTTCTGAAAACATAGCCTTAGATAAAGATGAGCTAATGGAGATAGAAGAAACTATCGCCCTAAGAGATCTTGCCTACAAAGTGATAAATGACGAAGACTTAAGCGATGAAGATATACTAGATTTAAGAAGAGCTGTTCTTAATTCTAAAAGAGCTAAAAAGAAACTTGCAGAAACTAACCTTAGACTTGTAGTTTCTATTGCCAAAAAATATGTCGGTCGTGGCATGAGCTTTTTAGACCTTATCCAAGAAGGAAACATGGGACTTATGAAGGCAGTTGATAAGTACGACTACAACAGGGGCTTCAAGTTCTCAACTTATGCGACCTGGTGGATTAGACAGGCTATTACTCGTGCTATAGCAGATCAGGCAAGGACTATAAGAATTCCAGTTCACATGGTAGAAACAATAAACAAACTCGTAAGAATCCAAAGGCAGCTAGTTCAGGATTTGGGTAGGGATCCTTCCAATGAAGAGATTGCCGAGCAGATGGGACTAGAAGTAGAGAAGGTTCAAGAGATAAGAAAAATATCCCAAGAACCAGTTTCCTTGGAAACTCCAATAGGAGAAGAGGACGACTCCCACTTAGGAGATTTTATAGAAGATGATAGTGCGATCGACCCTGGTGAAGCTGCAAACTACACTATGCTCCGTGAGCAATTAAACGATGTTTTATCTTGCTTGGGTGCTAGGGAAAAACGTGTCCTCCAATTAAGGTTTGGCCTAATCGATGGAACACCAAGGACCCTCGAAGAAGTAGGCAAGGAATTTGACGTAACTAGGGAGAGGATAAGACAAATAGAGGCCAAGGCCCTAAGAAAGCTTAAATCTCCGAACAAGAGTGAATTATTGAAAGATTTTTTATAA
- the dnaG gene encoding DNA primase gives MSLISDSKINQILESSNIVDIIGEYVDLKRAGSSFKGLCPFHNEKTPSFTVDEKKQLFHCFGCGAGGDVVSFIMQKEGLSYPESLKYLADKAGISIDYTENPGVNKKNKELYDINKDIMMFFYKNLLTDRKAQAYLKSRGLSSKIVNTFMLGYARDSWDDLYSYIRKKNYSEKDLDDLGLIKKSSKGNYYDKYRDRIIFPIINHFGKVIGFGGRAVSGQMPKYLNSPESSIFKKRYNLYGLNIYKRQKRKELILVEGYMDVIALNNHGLDIAVASLGTALTIDQAKLMKRYSDDIYICYDQDNAGVKATEKAIEIFHEIGINPSVIVLDDGNDPDDFIKAKGKDAFEEKIADAQDSYNYKYNKILDEYSSAKPAERFDKLNLFVDFLASIKQELTQEIFINNVSKLFDIDKTTLKQAVSRYNKDTDLKYSNKSKFNKKEKIIVESTNKDFRINELEVLRLFFNQRSDYEKDRDFFDRAIENEKINNVKTFLKEKDVSKFDLSDEDYKYILDYIRDNTNPILAEELKRKIILYNRKKELKRLKKR, from the coding sequence ATGAGTTTAATTTCTGATAGCAAGATAAATCAAATACTAGAAAGCTCAAATATAGTTGATATTATAGGTGAGTATGTCGATCTAAAAAGAGCAGGCTCATCCTTTAAGGGACTGTGCCCCTTCCATAATGAGAAAACACCATCTTTCACGGTAGATGAGAAGAAACAACTTTTTCACTGCTTCGGCTGTGGAGCAGGGGGAGATGTTGTTTCTTTTATAATGCAAAAAGAAGGACTTTCCTATCCAGAAAGCCTAAAATATCTTGCGGATAAGGCTGGCATTAGCATTGACTACACCGAAAATCCTGGAGTAAATAAAAAGAATAAGGAGCTTTACGATATCAATAAAGATATTATGATGTTTTTTTACAAGAATCTCCTAACCGACAGAAAAGCCCAAGCCTATCTTAAGAGTCGTGGTCTATCTAGTAAGATTGTAAATACCTTTATGCTAGGTTATGCAAGAGATTCATGGGATGATTTGTATTCCTATATAAGAAAGAAAAATTATAGTGAAAAGGACCTGGACGATCTTGGTCTTATCAAGAAATCCTCTAAGGGTAATTACTATGATAAGTATAGGGATAGGATTATATTTCCTATTATTAATCATTTCGGTAAGGTTATTGGATTTGGGGGAAGAGCTGTCTCAGGCCAGATGCCAAAGTATCTCAATTCACCAGAATCTAGCATCTTTAAGAAAAGATATAATCTATACGGGCTAAATATCTACAAGAGACAGAAAAGAAAAGAGCTTATACTTGTAGAAGGTTATATGGATGTCATAGCTCTCAATAACCATGGTCTAGACATTGCTGTAGCATCTTTAGGAACAGCCTTAACTATAGATCAGGCCAAGCTAATGAAAAGATATTCTGATGATATATATATTTGCTATGACCAGGATAATGCTGGAGTTAAGGCGACCGAGAAGGCAATTGAGATTTTTCATGAGATAGGGATAAATCCTAGCGTAATTGTCTTAGATGATGGAAATGACCCGGACGATTTCATTAAGGCCAAGGGCAAGGATGCCTTTGAGGAAAAAATAGCTGATGCCCAAGATTCTTACAATTATAAATACAATAAAATCCTAGATGAATATAGTTCGGCAAAGCCAGCAGAGAGGTTTGATAAGCTAAATTTATTCGTTGATTTTCTCGCTTCTATTAAACAGGAATTGACTCAAGAAATCTTTATAAACAACGTAAGCAAGCTATTTGACATAGACAAGACTACTTTAAAACAAGCTGTTTCAAGGTATAATAAAGATACTGACTTAAAATATAGTAATAAGAGTAAGTTTAATAAGAAAGAAAAAATTATAGTAGAAAGTACCAATAAGGACTTTAGAATAAACGAATTAGAAGTTTTAAGATTGTTTTTCAATCAGAGGTCTGACTATGAGAAAGATAGAGACTTTTTCGATAGGGCTATAGAAAACGAGAAGATAAACAATGTTAAGACTTTTTTAAAAGAAAAGGATGTTAGTAAGTTTGACCTTTCAGATGAGGACTACAAGTATATTTTGGATTATATTAGAGATAATACAAATCCCATACTTGCAGAGGAACTAAAGAGAAAGATAATTCTCTACAATAGAAAGAAAGAACTTAAGAGATTAAAGAAGAGATAG
- a CDS encoding AraC family transcriptional regulator — translation MENINENILESSIFKDDIEIKILNANESFLTNENSSRIQFHPFIYFYFIVEGSGTFFIENDSIKIKKNDLVIINSNIGHNLYVDEDEYAVKTLGFGLESIGLTSHLDEVQSEEELELDNFFHITWENKEAKINEIFTKIVNEFHSENLYAKTLADALASYFLINFLRHFRNEIEVVPDININRRIDYIKSYIDNNYSLDLSLEGLSNMAYMNKFHLIAEFKQSYRVTPIEYLILKRIEVSKGLLISTNHSMETIAEIVGFNSQSYFNQVFRKKVGITPSQFRKKHRL, via the coding sequence ATGGAAAATATAAACGAAAATATACTTGAGTCTAGTATCTTTAAGGATGATATAGAAATAAAAATTTTGAATGCGAATGAGAGTTTCTTAACTAATGAAAATAGCTCGAGAATTCAGTTTCATCCCTTCATATATTTTTACTTCATAGTTGAAGGAAGTGGAACCTTCTTTATAGAGAATGATTCAATAAAAATCAAAAAAAATGATTTGGTAATAATAAATTCGAATATCGGTCACAATCTTTATGTAGATGAAGACGAATATGCAGTAAAAACTCTAGGATTCGGTCTAGAAAGTATTGGTCTAACTTCTCACCTAGATGAGGTCCAATCCGAAGAAGAATTGGAGCTTGATAACTTCTTTCACATAACTTGGGAGAATAAGGAAGCCAAGATTAATGAAATTTTTACTAAAATCGTCAATGAATTTCACTCAGAAAATTTGTATGCAAAGACCCTGGCAGACGCCTTGGCCTCTTATTTCCTCATTAACTTCCTAAGACATTTTAGGAATGAAATAGAAGTTGTCCCTGACATAAATATAAATAGGAGAATCGACTACATAAAAAGCTACATCGACAACAATTACTCCCTCGACCTAAGTCTAGAAGGACTTTCTAATATGGCCTATATGAACAAGTTTCACTTAATAGCTGAGTTCAAGCAGTCCTATAGGGTAACTCCTATTGAGTATCTAATACTTAAAAGAATCGAGGTCTCCAAGGGACTTTTGATATCTACAAACCACTCTATGGAAACAATCGCTGAAATCGTAGGCTTTAATTCTCAATCTTATTTCAACCAAGTTTTTAGAAAAAAGGTAGGCATAACCCCTTCTCAATTTAGGAAAAAACACAGACTATAA
- a CDS encoding transporter associated domain-containing protein → MKHTKANELIDKSATTIEIVICLIVILGVCSGIPKLIGYIVEILRVEHLQNSYLLMNEFLKHALLLIVGIELIAMIITRSHESILTLILFVIARKMLVYSQGLTDILIGTVSVAIIFAVMKFILSDKTLIAKLDNTFDASMSIEKLNKEYKLNLPTMTHTLGGLIYELADKEKIKEIHENTAIVYGPYVYRILSVDDGVITRIRIEEN, encoded by the coding sequence ATGAAACATACAAAGGCGAATGAATTAATAGATAAGTCGGCAACTACTATTGAAATTGTAATATGTTTGATTGTAATTTTGGGAGTCTGCTCTGGTATACCGAAACTAATTGGATATATAGTTGAAATATTAAGGGTAGAGCATCTTCAAAACTCCTATTTACTAATGAATGAATTCTTAAAGCATGCCTTGCTTCTAATAGTAGGAATAGAGCTTATAGCTATGATTATTACTAGAAGCCACGAATCTATCCTAACACTTATTCTATTCGTGATAGCAAGGAAGATGCTTGTTTATTCTCAAGGACTTACAGATATTTTGATCGGAACAGTTTCTGTAGCGATTATTTTTGCGGTAATGAAATTTATCCTATCAGATAAGACTCTTATTGCAAAGCTTGATAATACTTTTGATGCATCTATGTCCATTGAGAAACTCAACAAGGAATACAAGCTTAATCTTCCAACTATGACCCATACTTTGGGTGGTCTCATCTATGAGCTTGCAGATAAGGAAAAGATTAAGGAAATTCATGAAAATACTGCTATTGTATACGGACCATATGTTTATAGGATCTTGTCAGTAGATGATGGTGTAATTACAAGAATAAGAATTGAAGAAAATTAG
- a CDS encoding putative glycoside hydrolase, producing MKNKKLIISFLMTLVLIFTACSKETSKSTEPSENKKSEESIENRDDSKEKDDKANNKGLVNEAVDKEIGVPYEVGVTPDDYNMDYDTSRLHSLKDKKSKYYPKDGVKGLYFNTYSINNPEVYDKIMDMLENTRLNSIVVDIKDDWGNVTMDFDTDDPDIEYASIDIINPKEFIKEMHDKGIYVIGRVTTFKDSIITEKHPDRGFTLDDGSLWKNGHGEAFMNPFLKEVQDYDIKIAKLAAEAGFDEIQFDYVRFAEGFENFGDTLDYPRGEFEDKNMEEGDKRVAAITGFVQRAREELQDKKVPISIDVFGYALQVERAGGIGQDFGEMSNQTDVISSMIYPSHWGFNSFDIEKPDLEPYELVKRYLKAEQEYLSKLDHPPLSRPWIQDFTASWIGDGNWMEYDKDAVEAQIKAIYDSGQEEFLIWNASSEYTQGVEY from the coding sequence ATGAAGAATAAAAAGTTAATCATTTCTTTTTTGATGACTCTTGTACTTATTTTCACTGCTTGCTCAAAAGAGACTAGCAAAAGCACAGAGCCTAGTGAAAATAAAAAGAGCGAAGAGAGTATCGAAAATAGAGATGATTCTAAGGAAAAAGATGATAAGGCTAACAACAAGGGCTTGGTTAATGAAGCTGTCGATAAGGAAATTGGTGTACCTTACGAGGTAGGTGTTACTCCTGATGACTACAATATGGACTATGATACTTCAAGACTTCACTCTCTTAAGGATAAGAAGAGCAAATACTATCCTAAAGATGGGGTTAAGGGTTTGTATTTCAATACATATTCCATAAACAATCCCGAAGTTTACGATAAAATAATGGATATGTTGGAAAATACTAGACTTAACTCAATAGTAGTCGATATCAAAGATGACTGGGGCAATGTCACAATGGATTTCGATACTGATGATCCTGATATTGAATATGCAAGTATTGATATTATAAATCCAAAAGAATTTATCAAAGAGATGCACGATAAGGGAATTTATGTTATTGGTAGGGTAACTACCTTCAAGGATTCTATAATTACAGAAAAGCATCCTGATCGGGGCTTTACCCTTGATGATGGTTCCTTGTGGAAGAATGGTCATGGCGAGGCTTTTATGAATCCTTTCCTTAAAGAAGTCCAAGACTATGATATAAAGATTGCAAAACTTGCCGCCGAAGCTGGCTTTGATGAGATTCAGTTTGACTATGTAAGATTTGCTGAAGGCTTTGAGAACTTTGGTGATACTCTAGACTATCCTAGGGGAGAATTTGAAGATAAGAATATGGAAGAAGGCGATAAGAGAGTCGCAGCAATTACAGGTTTTGTTCAAAGAGCTAGAGAAGAACTCCAAGATAAAAAAGTTCCTATTTCTATAGATGTATTTGGCTACGCTCTTCAGGTTGAAAGAGCAGGTGGTATCGGTCAAGATTTTGGTGAGATGAGCAACCAAACCGATGTTATATCTTCTATGATTTATCCTTCTCACTGGGGATTTAACTCTTTTGATATAGAAAAGCCTGACCTTGAACCATATGAACTTGTCAAAAGATACTTGAAAGCGGAGCAAGAGTATCTATCAAAACTTGACCATCCACCTCTATCAAGACCTTGGATCCAAGACTTTACTGCAAGCTGGATAGGTGATGGCAACTGGATGGAATATGATAAGGATGCGGTTGAAGCTCAAATCAAGGCCATATACGATTCTGGTCAAGAGGAGTTTCTGATTTGGAATGCAAGCAGTGAATATACTCAAGGTGTGGAATACTAA